The genome window GACCCGCGAGGAAGCCAAGGCCCGGCGCGAGGAGGTCCGCGAGGAAGCCGACTTCTACGGCTCGATGGACGGCGCCAGCAAGTTCATCCGCGGCGACGCCATCGCCGGCATCCTGATCCTGTTCATCAACTTGATCGGCGGCATGGCGGTCGGCGTCCTGCAGCACGGCATGCCGGTGGCGCAGGCCGCGTCCACCTATACCCTTCTGTCGATCGGCGACGGCCTGGTAGCGCAGCTGCCGGCGCTGCTGGTGTCCTCGGCGGTGGCGATGCTGGTCACCCGCGCCTCGCGCTCGCAGGACATGGGCGCCTCGATGATGGGCCAGGTGTTCGGCCAGCACAAAGCGCTGGCGGTCGCTGCGGCGATCCTGGGCCTGGTCGGCCTGGTCCCGGGCATGCCCAACGTCGCTTTCTTGACGCTGGCGCTGATCCTGGGCCTGCTGGCGTGGAAAATGTGGAAGCGCAGCCTGCTGCCGGAAGAGGCCAAGCCGGATCCGGCGCAGCAGGCCGCCACCGCCGGCGCGCAGGCCAGCGCCGAACTGGGCTGGGACGAACTGCGCCCGATCGACCCGCTGGGCCTGGAGGTCGGCTACCGGCTGATCCCGCTGGTGGACAAGACCCAGGGCGGCGAACTGATGGCGCGGATCAAGGGCGTGCGGCGCAAGCTGACCCAGGACATCGGCTTCCTGATCCCGCCGGTGCACATCCGCGACAACCTGGAACTGCCGGCCAACGCCTACCGCCTGCTGGTGCACGGGGTGCCGGTGGCCACCGCCGACATCCATCCCGATCGCGAGCTGGCACTGGACCCCGGCGGCGCGCTGGGCAAGATCGACGGCATTCCCGGCAAGGATCCCGCGTTTGGCCTCGACGCGATCTGGATCCAGCCGCACCAGCGCGCCCAGGCCGAGACCATGGGCTACACCGTGGTCGATCCGGCCACGGTGATCGCCACCCACCTGTCGCACCTGATCCGCGAGCACGCCCCGGAGCTGCTCGGCCACGAGGAAGTGCAGCAGTTGCTGGCCACCCTGGCCAAGAGCGCGCCGAAGCTGGTCGAGGACCTCACCCCCAAGGCGCTGCCGCTGTCGGTGGTGGTGCGCGTGCTGCAGAACCTGCTGATCGAGAAGATCCCGGTGCGGCAGCTGCGCAAGATCGTCGAAGCGCTGGTCGAGCACGCCCCGCAGAGTCAAGAACCCGGCGTACTGACCGCGGCGGTACGCAACGCGTTGGGCCGCTTCATCGTCCAGGAAATCGCCGGAATGTCGGCGGAGCTGCCGGTGTTCACCCTGGCCCCGCAATTGGAACGTGTCTTGCAAGACTCTACGCAAGGCAACGGTGCCGCGCTGGAACCAGGACTGGCCGAGCGACTGCACCAGAGCCTGGCCGAATGCGTCAGCAAGCAGGAAGCGCGCAACGAACCGGCCGTGGTGCTGGTGCCGGCGCAAGTCCGCGCCGCGCTGGCCAGGCTGGTCCGCCACAGCGTCCCCTCGTTGTCGGTGCTGTCCTACAGCGAAGTACCGGAAGACAAGCGGTTGAAGCTGGTGGGAACGATTAGTTGATGGATTGCGGGGACCGGGGACCGGGGACCCGGAAAAGCGAAAAGCGAAGAGCGACACAGCGGTACCGACGCAACGACTGGATGGTTAGGCACTCATGAACATGGCAGCACATAGGCAATCGCTGGGCACCAGGACATCGGCTTTAGCCCGGTCCCCGGTCCCCGGTCCCCGGTCCCGGAGAACACACGCATGAAAATCAAACGCTTCGTAGCTCCCGACATGCGCACCGCGTTCCGCATGGTGCGCGACGAGCACGGCCCGGATGCGGTGATCCTGTCCAACCGGCGCACCGACGAAGGCATCGAGATCGTCGCCGCCAGCAACTACGACGAAGCCCTGGTGCAGCAGGCCCTAGATGCGGCGCGTCCGGAAGAGCAGGCGCCGCGGCTGCAGGTGTCGGCAGCCAACCCGGCGCCGCGTGCGGCCAAGTCCGGCGCCATGGCCAACCCGGCGATGGCGATGATGGCCGCGATCAGCGAGCGCCGCTCCCCGGCCACGGCCAGCATGGCCCAGCCCGCGCCGGCGCGGCCGCTGACCCAGCCCGCCGCAATCGCCACCTCGGCAATGCCGGCTGGCACCGCGCCCACGCCGAACCGTGCGTCCGCCGCACTTCAGGCCCCTGCCCCGGCTCCCGCAGCCGCCGCGCCCTTCGCCGAATTCCGCATTCCCGAGGACGTATTCCGCAACGCGCCGATCAGCGTGCCGATGGCGAGCCCGTTCACCGCCGCGGCCAGCGCCGCCGCGAGCGCCGCCGCCGTACCGGCATGGCTCGACGACATCGCCGCGGTGTCGCTGAGCCCGGCCGCCACGCCGGGCGCCCCGGCTGCGCCCAGCGCCGAACCGGTCGCCGCCGCCACGGCGCCGGCCACCACTGACGGCAGCGCCGGGATTCCGGCGCTGCCGGCCCTGACGCCGGTGCCGAGCTTCCCGGCAGCGCAGAACGACGAACAATTGACTCAGCTGCGCGACGAACTGGCGCTGATGCGGCAGATGATCGAGCGCGAGATGAACCGGCTCACCGACGAGCGCCTGCGCGGTTCGCCGGTGCGCGCCCAGGCGCTGGAACTGATGGACGACTACGGTTTCGACAGTGGCCTCATCCGCGACGTGGTCATGCAGATCCCCGCCGACCTGGAGCTGCACCGCGGCCGCGGGCTGATGCTGGGACTGCTGTCCAAGCGCCTGCCGATCGCGCCGCTGGATCCGATCGAGGAAGGCGGCGTGATCGCCCTGATCGGCCCCACCGGCGCCGGCAAGACCACCACCATCGCCAAGCTGGCCTCGCGCTTCCTGGAACGCCACGCCGCCCGCGACGTGGCCCTGGTCACCACCGATACCATCCGCGTCGGCGGCCGCGAACAGTTGCACAGCTACGGCCGCCAGCTCGGCATCGCCGTGCACGAGGCCGACA of Xanthomonas translucens pv. cerealis contains these proteins:
- the flhF gene encoding flagellar biosynthesis protein FlhF, with protein sequence MKIKRFVAPDMRTAFRMVRDEHGPDAVILSNRRTDEGIEIVAASNYDEALVQQALDAARPEEQAPRLQVSAANPAPRAAKSGAMANPAMAMMAAISERRSPATASMAQPAPARPLTQPAAIATSAMPAGTAPTPNRASAALQAPAPAPAAAAPFAEFRIPEDVFRNAPISVPMASPFTAAASAAASAAAVPAWLDDIAAVSLSPAATPGAPAAPSAEPVAAATAPATTDGSAGIPALPALTPVPSFPAAQNDEQLTQLRDELALMRQMIEREMNRLTDERLRGSPVRAQALELMDDYGFDSGLIRDVVMQIPADLELHRGRGLMLGLLSKRLPIAPLDPIEEGGVIALIGPTGAGKTTTIAKLASRFLERHAARDVALVTTDTIRVGGREQLHSYGRQLGIAVHEADSDAALQQLLERLRDYKLVLIDTAGMGQRDRALAAQLHWLRASRVVRSLLVLPANAHFSDLDEVVRRFAGADPQGVILTKLDETGRFGSALSVVADHRLPITWVTDGQRVPDDLHRANAASLVLRLEDLRRAADKPCTPEQNHAVA
- the flhA gene encoding flagellar biosynthesis protein FlhA, translating into MNTRKMMDMIKHGLGAPVIVVAMLAMVVVPLAAPVLDALFTFNIAISLMVLLAVVYVKRPLEFSIFPIVLLMTTMLRLALNVASTRVILINGQDGHGAAGKVIEAFGEFVIGGNYAVGIVVFAILTIINFVVITKGAGRVSEVTARFILDAMPGKQMAIDADLNAGLLTREEAKARREEVREEADFYGSMDGASKFIRGDAIAGILILFINLIGGMAVGVLQHGMPVAQAASTYTLLSIGDGLVAQLPALLVSSAVAMLVTRASRSQDMGASMMGQVFGQHKALAVAAAILGLVGLVPGMPNVAFLTLALILGLLAWKMWKRSLLPEEAKPDPAQQAATAGAQASAELGWDELRPIDPLGLEVGYRLIPLVDKTQGGELMARIKGVRRKLTQDIGFLIPPVHIRDNLELPANAYRLLVHGVPVATADIHPDRELALDPGGALGKIDGIPGKDPAFGLDAIWIQPHQRAQAETMGYTVVDPATVIATHLSHLIREHAPELLGHEEVQQLLATLAKSAPKLVEDLTPKALPLSVVVRVLQNLLIEKIPVRQLRKIVEALVEHAPQSQEPGVLTAAVRNALGRFIVQEIAGMSAELPVFTLAPQLERVLQDSTQGNGAALEPGLAERLHQSLAECVSKQEARNEPAVVLVPAQVRAALARLVRHSVPSLSVLSYSEVPEDKRLKLVGTIS